One stretch of Thermanaerosceptrum fracticalcis DNA includes these proteins:
- a CDS encoding murein hydrolase activator EnvC family protein gives MRRVRALYEQSEVHVLEVLLNSTSITDFLTRWDLLSRIAEKDMELIDSVKEEIAFYQDKQKQFLVKKETLVNLQADQNEKKHKLEIASSRQKEILKDIQSDKAAIEQALDELEAESKKIEAELRRLAGNNSGKYLGSGKLAWPTPDYSRITSPFGWRRHPILRTNRFHTGVDIGAPHGATIVAAENGKVIDVGWRGGYGRVVMISHGGNIVTLYAHTSAALVEPGEEVKKGQAIARVGSTGWSTGPHLHFEVRFNGEPQNPMSYLK, from the coding sequence TTGAGGCGTGTAAGGGCTCTTTATGAACAGAGCGAGGTACATGTTCTGGAGGTTTTGCTCAATTCTACCAGTATTACGGATTTTTTGACCCGCTGGGATTTATTAAGCCGTATCGCGGAAAAGGATATGGAACTTATCGATAGCGTTAAAGAGGAAATTGCATTTTACCAGGACAAACAAAAACAATTTCTGGTGAAAAAAGAAACCCTGGTTAACCTGCAGGCAGACCAGAATGAAAAAAAACATAAACTGGAAATCGCCAGTTCCCGTCAAAAAGAAATTCTGAAAGACATTCAATCAGACAAGGCCGCTATTGAACAGGCTCTGGACGAACTGGAGGCCGAATCAAAGAAAATTGAGGCCGAACTGCGTCGCCTGGCGGGAAATAATAGTGGAAAATATCTGGGAAGCGGTAAGCTAGCCTGGCCTACTCCCGATTATAGTAGAATCACCTCCCCTTTCGGCTGGCGCAGGCATCCTATCTTGAGAACCAACCGTTTCCACACAGGGGTTGACATTGGTGCCCCCCACGGTGCTACCATCGTAGCTGCCGAAAACGGCAAGGTTATTGATGTAGGCTGGCGAGGAGGATACGGCAGAGTCGTCATGATCAGTCACGGCGGCAATATCGTCACCCTCTATGCCCATACCTCCGCCGCCTTAGTGGAACCGGGAGAAGAAGTGAAAAAGGGTCAAGCTATCGCCCGGGTAGGAAGTACAGGCTGGAGCACCGGTCCCCACCTGCATTTTGAAGTAAGGTTTAACGGGGAACCACAGAATCCAATGTCGTATCTAAAATAA
- a CDS encoding AAA family ATPase translates to MKLHILCGIPGSGKSTLGTRLPGYIVSTDSLRKFLWNYEAIVQHDTLVFTLAEKIIAYLLSKGNGKCPLM, encoded by the coding sequence GTGAAGTTACACATCTTGTGCGGCATTCCCGGCAGCGGCAAATCAACTTTAGGTACCCGTCTTCCCGGATATATTGTCTCCACTGATAGCCTGCGCAAATTTCTCTGGAACTATGAAGCCATTGTGCAGCATGATACACTGGTCTTTACATTAGCCGAAAAGATTATCGCTTACCTGCTCTCCAAAGGGAACGGAAAGTGCCCACTTATGTAA
- a CDS encoding (Fe-S)-binding protein gives MNDEYIKPYQDETERCLRCGICLGFCPVYHAERHEGTAARGKIRMTRELLTGNLQLTPRLRKFIDLCLGCQACAESCPNKIPTDKIVAAARAQFVKDQGLPMVYYLALRWGLKNPAVMETVFASLGLARNLSLTKLLPHSLKEKEEILPPLPSKTFWEQYKAKPGSGKKVAYFVGCMTNLVFPQVGLTAVRMLEAHGYEVIVPKVYCCGLPHYSSGDMDTARELALKNVDIFSTHGVEDIITDCGSCGSALREYPHWLKDQDQSKAQEFAGKVRDITEFLVNDAGIKPGSLVLNRTVTYHDSCHLNRTMGVTREPRLLLKSLPGVEYREMIDANRCCGGAGTFNIKNPEVSMKILERKMATTKETGANTLAVGCPSCRMQLALGARKFNVPVEILHPVELLAMSYGQK, from the coding sequence ATGAATGATGAGTACATTAAACCATACCAAGATGAAACTGAACGCTGCCTGCGCTGCGGCATCTGCCTGGGTTTCTGCCCTGTTTATCATGCAGAAAGGCATGAAGGCACCGCAGCCCGGGGGAAAATCCGGATGACCCGTGAACTGCTGACAGGAAATCTCCAGTTAACCCCCCGCCTCAGGAAGTTTATCGACCTCTGCTTAGGCTGCCAGGCCTGTGCGGAAAGCTGCCCCAATAAAATTCCCACCGATAAAATAGTAGCGGCAGCCCGGGCCCAGTTCGTAAAAGACCAGGGCTTACCCATGGTTTACTACCTGGCCCTGCGCTGGGGCTTAAAGAATCCGGCTGTCATGGAAACTGTTTTTGCCTCCCTTGGTCTGGCCAGGAATCTCTCTTTAACGAAGCTCTTGCCCCACTCCCTCAAAGAAAAAGAAGAAATTCTCCCGCCCCTGCCGTCTAAGACTTTCTGGGAACAGTATAAAGCTAAACCAGGTAGCGGAAAAAAAGTGGCCTACTTTGTGGGCTGTATGACCAATCTGGTCTTTCCCCAGGTCGGGTTAACGGCTGTACGGATGCTGGAAGCCCACGGCTATGAGGTCATTGTTCCCAAGGTATACTGCTGCGGGTTGCCCCATTATTCTTCCGGCGACATGGATACCGCCCGGGAACTGGCGTTAAAAAACGTGGATATCTTCTCTACCCATGGGGTGGAAGACATCATTACCGATTGTGGTTCCTGCGGCAGCGCCCTTAGGGAATACCCTCACTGGCTAAAAGACCAAGACCAGTCCAAGGCCCAGGAATTCGCCGGCAAAGTACGGGATATCACGGAATTCCTGGTCAACGATGCCGGAATCAAACCTGGCTCCTTGGTCCTTAACAGGACCGTCACCTACCATGATTCCTGCCATCTTAACCGGACCATGGGAGTTACCAGAGAACCCCGTCTACTCTTAAAATCCCTGCCGGGGGTAGAATACCGGGAAATGATTGATGCCAATCGCTGCTGCGGGGGCGCCGGCACCTTCAACATTAAAAACCCGGAAGTATCTATGAAAATCCTTGAACGGAAAATGGCCACGACTAAGGAGACAGGCGCCAATACCTTGGCTGTGGGCTGTCCCAGTTGCCGCATGCAGCTGGCCCTGGGTGCCAGGAAGTTTAATGTGCCCGTAGAAATACTCCATCCGGTGGAACTGTTAGCCATGAGTTATGGGCAAAAATAA
- a CDS encoding FAD-binding oxidoreductase gives MDSVNAIRELKATLGEHKVLTAKEDLICYSYDSSPYICQPLAVAVPENREDVQAILKAASKYQTPVIPRGGGTSLAGGSVPSEGSIVIDMSRMNRILEIDTKNLVAVVQPGVITADLHRAVEAQGLFYPPDPQSMNMCTIGGNIATNAGGPKCFKYGVTKDYVLGLEFVLADGRVLRTGGKTIKNVSGYDLTRLFVGSEGTLGIITEIILRLIPLPQAKRTALALFNTLEEGAAAVSGIIERRIVPTTLELMDQDNMTLIEKAKHVGFPTDAEAGILIEVDGKTREVDEDIVRVAEICKEFGAREVRIAQTPEEAAALWAGRKASFGCLTHSTRSIFTEDATVPRSELVNAVREFKALGKKYNLRIPILGHTGDGNLHPSILFDERDSEEVARVEKCVDEMFALALKLGGTLSGEHGIGIAKRKYIPWEFGETGLEVLRNIKKAFDPLNILNPGKVVLLGEAHE, from the coding sequence ATGGATTCTGTTAACGCTATCCGGGAACTAAAAGCAACGCTGGGGGAACACAAGGTTCTCACTGCAAAAGAAGACCTGATCTGCTATTCTTATGATTCTTCCCCCTATATCTGTCAACCCCTGGCTGTGGCTGTTCCAGAAAATAGGGAAGACGTGCAGGCAATTTTAAAGGCCGCATCCAAATATCAAACACCCGTCATCCCCCGGGGAGGAGGTACCAGTCTCGCCGGAGGCAGCGTACCTAGCGAGGGATCTATCGTCATAGATATGAGCAGGATGAACAGGATCCTGGAGATTGATACCAAGAACTTAGTCGCCGTGGTCCAACCCGGCGTGATTACTGCTGACCTGCACAGGGCTGTGGAAGCCCAGGGCCTCTTTTATCCCCCTGACCCCCAAAGCATGAACATGTGTACCATTGGTGGTAATATCGCTACCAACGCCGGTGGACCAAAGTGTTTTAAATACGGTGTTACTAAAGATTATGTCCTGGGATTGGAATTTGTCCTGGCTGACGGGCGTGTCCTCAGAACAGGGGGCAAAACCATCAAAAATGTCTCCGGCTACGATTTGACCCGTCTTTTCGTGGGTTCCGAAGGTACCCTGGGCATTATCACAGAAATTATCCTCCGTCTTATTCCGTTGCCCCAGGCCAAGCGCACCGCCCTGGCTCTTTTCAACACCCTGGAAGAAGGGGCAGCGGCTGTTTCGGGCATTATTGAAAGACGCATTGTACCTACCACCCTGGAACTGATGGACCAGGACAATATGACCTTGATCGAAAAAGCCAAGCACGTGGGCTTCCCCACCGATGCTGAGGCAGGTATCCTCATTGAAGTCGATGGTAAAACCCGGGAGGTTGATGAGGATATTGTCCGGGTAGCCGAAATCTGCAAAGAATTCGGGGCCAGGGAAGTGAGGATTGCCCAGACACCTGAAGAAGCGGCAGCCCTCTGGGCCGGTCGCAAAGCATCTTTCGGCTGTCTCACCCATAGTACCCGTTCCATCTTTACGGAGGATGCCACCGTTCCCCGCAGCGAGCTGGTCAACGCCGTCCGGGAATTTAAAGCACTGGGCAAAAAATACAACCTGCGGATACCCATCCTGGGCCATACTGGGGATGGCAACCTCCACCCATCCATTCTTTTTGATGAACGGGACAGCGAGGAAGTAGCCCGAGTAGAAAAATGTGTCGACGAAATGTTTGCCCTTGCCCTCAAACTGGGCGGTACTTTAAGCGGCGAACACGGCATTGGTATCGCCAAGAGAAAATATATTCCCTGGGAGTTTGGGGAAACGGGACTGGAAGTACTGCGAAACATAAAAAAAGCCTTTGACCCCCTTAATATCTTAAATCCCGGTAAAGTCGTCCTTTTAGGTGAAGCCCATGAATGA
- a CDS encoding DMT family transporter: protein MIKSPHLLLVLATLFWGGNIALGRAVTGSIPPLTLSYLRWTEAFLIFLPLAWRELKEHKDILLANWPAFAALGLTGILGFNMCVYLAVQYTTATNTALINSFSPVTVILFSFIFLKERITLRQLGGIIFSFAGVVLIIARGKWENLIGLTFNKGDLIMLVAVLLWAVYSMVLKLKGRLAPSKAVFAASILGGLIFTTPLIIYENYQGGIEWIRNLAPYHYLSLLYFGIFPTIVSFLFFNKAMLELGPNRANIYQNLVVVFASLFGIIFLQEKLIYAHLLGGVLIITGVYLTSQMGKAQADKITVKY, encoded by the coding sequence ATGATTAAATCTCCACACTTGCTGCTGGTCCTGGCTACCCTTTTTTGGGGTGGCAACATTGCTTTAGGGAGAGCTGTTACCGGCAGTATACCGCCGCTGACCCTGTCATATCTGCGCTGGACGGAGGCTTTCCTCATTTTTTTACCCCTTGCTTGGCGTGAGCTAAAGGAACATAAAGATATCCTCCTCGCCAACTGGCCTGCTTTTGCCGCCCTGGGTTTAACAGGAATTTTAGGTTTTAATATGTGTGTATACCTTGCGGTTCAGTATACCACTGCTACCAATACCGCTCTGATTAATTCTTTTTCTCCGGTCACCGTTATCCTGTTTAGTTTTATTTTCCTCAAGGAAAGGATTACCTTAAGACAACTGGGAGGTATTATCTTTTCTTTTGCGGGTGTAGTTTTGATTATTGCCCGGGGGAAGTGGGAAAATCTTATAGGCTTAACCTTTAATAAAGGTGACCTCATCATGCTGGTTGCTGTACTGCTCTGGGCTGTCTATTCCATGGTATTAAAGTTAAAAGGAAGGCTGGCTCCGTCTAAAGCCGTTTTTGCCGCATCTATTTTGGGTGGACTTATTTTTACCACGCCTTTAATTATTTATGAAAACTATCAGGGCGGTATAGAGTGGATAAGAAATCTGGCGCCTTATCATTACCTGAGTCTCCTCTATTTCGGGATATTTCCCACTATAGTATCCTTTCTGTTCTTTAATAAAGCCATGTTGGAACTGGGTCCTAACCGGGCAAATATCTACCAGAACCTGGTCGTGGTTTTCGCTTCCCTGTTCGGTATTATATTTTTGCAGGAAAAACTTATTTATGCTCATCTCCTGGGCGGTGTTCTCATCATTACCGGGGTGTATTTAACTTCGCAGATGGGGAAAGCACAGGCAGATAAAATTACAGTGAAATACTAA
- a CDS encoding energy-coupling factor ABC transporter substrate-binding protein, translating into MTLARKNLLLIFAVVVLTIMPLIMITDSEFGGADGAAEEVILQIKPDYEPWFPVLWQPPGGETESLLFALQAAIGGAFLGYYFGIKKGLAGK; encoded by the coding sequence ATGACCCTGGCGCGTAAAAATCTTTTACTTATTTTTGCTGTTGTTGTCTTAACGATCATGCCTTTAATTATGATAACTGACTCTGAATTTGGAGGGGCCGACGGTGCTGCTGAAGAGGTCATCCTACAGATTAAGCCAGACTACGAACCATGGTTCCCTGTTTTGTGGCAGCCACCCGGTGGAGAAACGGAAAGTCTGCTTTTTGCTCTGCAGGCTGCAATAGGTGGAGCTTTTCTGGGTTATTATTTTGGTATAAAGAAAGGGCTAGCCGGTAAGTAA
- the zupT gene encoding zinc transporter ZupT: MYDDAVLLAFGLTLFAGLSTGIGSLIALLAKKTNTAFLSVSLGFSGGVMVYISFVEILTKSREILTAQLGIKMGPWCAVLAFFAGMLLIAIIDSLVPEFENPHEIRKVEEIENRKKKPDKERLLRMGLFSALAIAIHNFPEGLATFTAALNDPTLGIGVAIAVAIHNIPEGVAVSIPVYYATGSRKKAFLYSFLSGLSEPLGALLGIIALKYVMSELIFGLLFAAVAGIMIFISFDELLPASREYGGHHLSLYGLVAGMAVMAVSLLLFA, encoded by the coding sequence GTGTACGATGACGCTGTGCTCTTAGCTTTCGGTCTTACTTTATTTGCCGGTTTATCCACGGGGATCGGAAGTTTAATAGCCTTGCTGGCTAAAAAAACCAACACTGCTTTTCTCTCGGTATCTCTGGGTTTTTCTGGCGGGGTTATGGTTTATATTTCCTTTGTCGAGATATTAACTAAATCCAGGGAAATCCTCACTGCTCAGCTAGGTATCAAGATGGGACCGTGGTGTGCAGTTTTGGCTTTTTTTGCAGGGATGTTATTAATAGCCATCATTGACAGCCTGGTGCCGGAATTTGAAAATCCCCATGAAATAAGGAAAGTGGAAGAAATAGAAAACAGGAAAAAGAAACCGGACAAAGAACGGCTGTTGCGGATGGGGCTTTTTTCTGCTTTAGCCATTGCTATTCACAATTTCCCTGAAGGGCTGGCCACTTTTACGGCTGCCTTAAATGATCCCACTTTAGGTATCGGTGTGGCTATTGCCGTGGCTATTCACAATATACCGGAAGGTGTAGCTGTTTCCATACCTGTTTATTACGCTACAGGCAGCAGAAAAAAAGCTTTTCTATATTCTTTTCTTTCCGGCCTATCAGAGCCACTGGGAGCTTTGCTCGGCATCATTGCTCTTAAATATGTCATGAGTGAGCTGATTTTTGGCTTATTGTTTGCGGCTGTGGCCGGTATTATGATTTTTATCTCTTTCGATGAGCTCTTGCCCGCTTCACGGGAATATGGTGGGCACCACCTTTCGCTTTACGGGCTGGTCGCCGGAATGGCTGTTATGGCTGTGAGTCTTTTGCTTTTTGCCTAA
- a CDS encoding DUF2023 family protein, with protein MEVFAHHIYEFKKGLRNLILHTTHKAMKEKIIIRLEKEKIPYLIYPVGEKNINVFFGEAKCIDVIKSFKKQGLNDYTDEEDYILGIMLGYDCIKQCERYLKRKLKEKSFAEKLLTG; from the coding sequence ATGGAAGTGTTCGCCCATCATATTTACGAATTTAAAAAGGGCTTACGAAATCTGATCCTGCATACCACCCATAAAGCTATGAAGGAAAAAATAATTATCCGCTTAGAAAAAGAAAAAATCCCCTATCTTATTTATCCGGTAGGGGAAAAAAATATCAATGTATTTTTTGGTGAGGCCAAATGCATAGATGTAATTAAATCCTTCAAGAAACAAGGTTTAAACGACTATACTGATGAAGAAGACTACATTTTAGGCATTATGCTGGGATATGACTGTATAAAACAATGTGAAAGATATCTGAAAAGAAAACTCAAAGAAAAATCATTTGCCGAAAAATTACTTACCGGCTAG
- a CDS encoding DUF2325 domain-containing protein: MSVLVIGGDRLGNIYDNLQKKGFTRIQHLCGRKKGHLKSDITGNFDVILVLTDHVNHSLARLVKKRARQTNTTVIYARRSWSDIEARKFRECD, encoded by the coding sequence ATGAGTGTTTTGGTTATTGGCGGGGACAGACTCGGTAATATTTATGATAATCTCCAAAAGAAAGGTTTTACGAGGATCCAACATCTTTGTGGCCGTAAAAAAGGTCATTTAAAATCAGATATTACTGGCAATTTTGACGTTATACTGGTACTTACTGATCACGTTAATCATTCTTTAGCCCGGTTAGTAAAAAAGCGAGCCAGGCAAACCAACACTACGGTTATTTACGCCAGACGTTCCTGGTCTGACATTGAAGCAAGAAAGTTTCGGGAATGTGACTGA
- a CDS encoding HD-GYP domain-containing protein — MLRLMKARKEEENIFHDIIECLVAALEAKDPYTKGHSTRVADMAYDLAQKIGLKGKTLNDVHIAAHLHDIGKIGIPDNILNKKERLTPKEWRHIQRHAEIGYEILNKSGRLRDIAIIVLHHHERWDGKGYPLGKKGKEIPLGSRLIAICDSIDAITSERPYRRALSWDECRQEIMVNKGTQFDPFLIEAVHKMWPEWQDHYSTMSRS; from the coding sequence ATGTTAAGACTGATGAAAGCAAGAAAAGAAGAAGAAAACATATTCCACGACATTATCGAATGCCTGGTAGCAGCTCTGGAAGCTAAAGACCCATATACGAAAGGACATTCTACAAGAGTGGCTGACATGGCTTATGATTTAGCCCAAAAAATAGGCCTTAAAGGCAAAACACTCAACGATGTACATATAGCTGCCCATCTTCATGATATCGGCAAAATCGGCATCCCCGATAATATCTTGAATAAAAAAGAAAGATTAACCCCCAAAGAATGGAGACATATCCAACGCCATGCAGAAATTGGCTATGAAATCCTGAATAAGTCGGGCAGGTTACGGGATATTGCTATTATAGTTCTCCATCACCATGAACGCTGGGATGGTAAGGGCTATCCTTTAGGAAAAAAAGGTAAAGAGATACCTTTAGGTTCAAGATTAATAGCCATCTGTGATTCCATTGATGCCATTACTTCAGAGCGACCTTATCGCAGAGCCTTATCCTGGGATGAATGCCGTCAGGAAATAATGGTTAATAAGGGTACACAGTTTGATCCTTTTTTAATAGAGGCCGTTCACAAAATGTGGCCAGAATGGCAGGACCATTACTCCACAATGTCCCGTAGTTAA